The following coding sequences lie in one Vicinamibacteria bacterium genomic window:
- a CDS encoding STN domain-containing protein: MLSRGSILGLATILAACSASRTAYENGNRAARLEDWDRAVAFYQEALEEFPENLETRIALMRATIEASHSHLREARRLRETGEELAASRELSQALLYDPTNRFAREELEELRRRLERESGSRPPVIRERIFGPEPLLDPFSSAPIQLKFAEETSLRTILEALGKLAGVNVLFDESFRDRNVTVDLQGVTFEQALELLLSTNGLFYKRIDGASTVEIRR; this comes from the coding sequence CACCATCCTCGCTGCATGCAGCGCATCGCGAACGGCTTACGAGAACGGAAATCGCGCCGCCCGCCTGGAGGATTGGGACCGAGCGGTGGCCTTCTACCAGGAGGCGCTCGAGGAGTTTCCCGAGAATCTCGAAACACGAATCGCTCTGATGCGGGCTACGATCGAGGCCTCCCACTCCCACCTCCGGGAGGCGCGAAGGCTCCGGGAAACCGGGGAGGAGCTGGCCGCCTCCCGCGAGCTTTCGCAGGCCCTGCTCTACGATCCCACCAACCGTTTCGCCCGGGAAGAGCTCGAAGAGCTCCGGCGCCGGCTCGAGCGCGAGTCAGGGTCGCGACCTCCAGTGATTCGCGAGAGAATCTTCGGGCCCGAGCCGCTGCTCGATCCGTTCTCCTCGGCGCCCATTCAACTGAAGTTCGCCGAGGAGACGAGCCTGCGGACGATTCTCGAAGCGCTGGGAAAGCTCGCGGGAGTCAACGTCCTCTTCGACGAGTCCTTTCGAGATCGCAACGTGACGGTCGACCTCCAGGGTGTCACGTTCGAGCAAGCCCTCGAGCTCCTGCTCTCGACGAACGGCCTGTTCTACAAGAGAATCGACGGCGCGTCGACCGTCGAGATCCGACGCTAG